A region from the Triticum urartu cultivar G1812 chromosome 1, Tu2.1, whole genome shotgun sequence genome encodes:
- the LOC125538437 gene encoding BTB/POZ and MATH domain-containing protein 2-like, with amino-acid sequence MADRCKLSAAIVSDSVERSYLLKVDGFKGHDWILRYYPNGGRSEIGDSARYVSLVAECSDAIDDLPRPPIDLRDRDGEPEPPYVVSTIYSWPGCPTLSGGLSSYYRFLIDKAELEQSGDIIDDCFSIMCVLTLSEETMDDRFVVVPPSNLHLHFADLLESMDGADVTFHVAGRMFSAHRLILAARSPVFRAELLGAMKEKAGGPIEIHDMEADVFKCLLHFIYTDSLPDLQMASNQGEAHLDVMMASHLLVAADRYNIERLKLICKHKLCSHIDADMAATSLVLAEQHCCNGLKEACLQFLASPSNLEAVMTSDG; translated from the exons CTTCAAAGGGCACGACTGGATTCTGAGGTATTACCCCAACGGTGGTAGATCGGAAATCGGTGATTCTGCCCGTTACGTATCCCTGGTTGCTGAATGTTCTGATGCTATTGATGACCTACCAAGACCACCCATTGATCTGCGTGATAGAGATGGGGAACCAGAACCGCCATACGTCGTCAGCACCATCTATTCATGGCCAGGGTGCCCTACTTTGTCTGGCGGCCTCAGTTCATATTATCGCTTCCTCATAGATAAGGCGGAGCTGGAGCAATCAGGTGATATAATAGATGACTGTTTCAGCATTATGTGTGTTC ttaCTCTCAGTGAAGAGACTATGGATGACCGTTTTGTTGTGGTTCCTCCAAGCAACCTGCACCTGCATTTCGCTGACCTGCTAGAGAGCATGGATGGAGCGGACGTGACCTTTCATGTCGCCGGACGGATGTTCTCGGCCCATAGGCTCATTCTCGCCGCGAGGTCACCTGTTTTCAGGGCGGAGCTCCTTGGAGCCATGAAGGAGAAAGCCGGCGGTCCCATTGAAATCCATGACATGGAAGCTGATGTGTTCAAGTGCTTGCTCCATTTCATATACACCGACTCACTGCCTGATCTTCAAATGGCTAGCAACCAAGGtgaagcacatctagatgtgatgATGGCTAGCCACCTACTCGTGGCAGCAGACAGGTACAATATCGAGAGGCTGAAACTGATATGCAAGCACAAGTTATGCAGCCACATTGATGCCGACATGGCGGCGACCAGTTTGGTGTTAGCTGAGCAGCATTGCTGCAATGGACTCAAGGAAGCCTGTCTACAGTTCCTTGCTTCTCCTTCCAATTTGGAGGCGGTGATGACAAGTGATGGCTAG